The Rosa chinensis cultivar Old Blush chromosome 7, RchiOBHm-V2, whole genome shotgun sequence DNA segment attgatgtagaatagagaatctgttggagttggagaagaaaaagatgctaaaTCTTTGAATTTTGCTTCCCTTATTATACAGAAACTATAgtgaagctgttggagttgctatTGATTAAATAAGTTATGAATCTTTTTTCTGTGTTTAACAAGTGCAACTTTGGTAGTGTAAtaattttgaaaattgaaatgctCCTAAATGATTATTTTATAGGACTTACATGAGATTCTATATAAGCAAGTTTATTGATAAGATGTATATAGATGAGTCCAAGTTGTTGGAAAATGATTCCTTCAACGGAATGGTGTTCTTATAGAGTTTGAAAGAGGATAACTTCCAAGCTCAGAAATATCTGAATATTGTATTTTTAAGGGAAGAAATATTCATCTGCATTTGCGAAGTGATTTGGTTTTATCTGTATATGTAATATGACAAGCACTTATTGGTGGTTCCTTGTCATACTGTAGTTTGGTTTGTCAGATAGCCCTTTCCTCTGTCACATCAATACTAGTTGACAACTTGGGATGCAAACAATAAGCCATCCCATCCCCCAGCCAAGAACTTAAGGACCTGCAAGTTAAATCTGTAGAGAAGTGTACAAGGAATTGCTCGGGTTTATGATTGGTGAAAGATGGATTTATCAGTTGAAAAATTCAGAGCATCACATATTCCGAAGTCGGTAAAAATTCTCCAAAAGTCTGTTTAATAGGCTAATTTGAAGAATCATTGCCTCAAAAGATCAGCAGAGACGAAAATTATTTAACCCTTGAATCGTAATCATGATCATGTCGATGGTCACAGGAAACACTACACTAATATGTCCGGCTGTTTAGTTGTtggatcattgatagctgactaaATGCTTTCTCAAAGCGGTAGTTTTAGTTAGAGCGCCTCTTAAATTAGATGTAAGGCACAGACAGTTCGGATCATTGAATTGCATTAGCCTAAAAGCTATCCCATGGAAAGAGATCCCTCTAATGAAACTCAATCTCCCTACCAATACCAGTTTGTAGTGTATTTTTCACAAAAAAAGTGTGTGGGTTTATTTCTCTCGTAGAATTTGATACCATCACTACTAGCATGCACAGATAAGTTACATTCTTTTAGCTATTCAGGCATTAGAACAGGTTCTGTTATTGTGACTCAGGGAACAGGAAGATGGGGCAAAGGTGGTGAGAGTGGAAAATTTGAACAATCCATACAAGGATCAGAAGAATTTTGATAAAAGATTCAAGTTAACCCTGAACAAACTCTATGCGTGGAGCCTAGTGCAGTATGACAGGGTGGTCATGCTTGATTCAGACAATCTGTTCCTCCAAAATACTGATGAGCTCTTCCAATGTGGTCAATTCTGTGCAGCTTTCATTAACCCGTGCATCTTCCACACTGGCCTCTTTGTGTTGCAGGTAATTGCTACCACTCAAATCATATTTTTGTTTGAAAATATGTATAAAGTAAAGAATCAACATTTAAACAATATTACTGATTTATGATTCCTTGTTGTGATTCTGATTTTACAAAAGCTATTCTCACTTGGTTTGTTATTCCAGTCGTGAGTAATCATACTCACGACTGGAATTGGACTATTGGAGAATCACAAACTTAAGTGCTAGTATCATTACCCCTTAAAAATAGTTAAAGTAATTTCTAGAGTGGAATCTAGTCTGAGGCAATCATCAGAAACAACATCTAGTTGAATTCCTTCCCTTTCATATTATTCCTGAGAGACAGTAGCTGAGGCATCATTTATCAATATTATTGCAGCCATCAATGGAAGTGTTCAAGGACATGCTTCATCAGTTGGATATTGGGAAAGACAATCCTGATGGTGCTGACCAGGGTTTTATTGGTGGTTACTTCCCGGACCTGCTTAGTCAACCCTTGTTCAATGCACCTTCTGATGGGTCCAAGCTTAATGGAACCTACAGACTTCCCTTGGGCTATCAAATGGATGCTTCCTATTACTGTAAGTGAAGCAAAATAAAATATCTAATATTTTAAATGAAACTTGGCAACGATGACTGCAGGTGGTTCCTTGTCCAACTATGGTTTCTTATAGTTTCTTGGCCTACTTTTGCCTGATCCAGATCTTAAACTGCACTGGAGTGTACCGTGCGGACCCAACAGTGTGATTACTTTCCCCGGTGCACCATGGTTGAAGCCATGGTATTGGTGGTCATGGCCTGTGCTTCCATTGGGCATTTCGTGGCATAAACAACGTCATCATACTCTCGGGTAAGACCAAAACCCTTTACTATTACTCAGTTATCATTAGTCACCAAATTGAGGAGTTAAGTAACATGCCACTATCTTGTTATAAATAATCGAGGTTCAGAATAGCCATAAAGATGTAAACGAATGAATTACTTGTGTTGTTGTCTAAGCATACTCGAGTGCTGTCAAATGAACACCTTTCAACTTGATCAATACAGCAAGAATGCTCCTTCTTTATCCAGAAGTAACAATGTTTTTATTTCATCTAGGTACACCAACTATAAACAATATACCCCTCCTATTGGATTATTGGAATTTATTGGTATGTACAGCTGCAAAACCGAATCTTTGCTGTCCTAATTGTCCTCTATATTACAGGTATGGTGCAGAGATGCCTGTGTTTGTAATCCAGTCGATCATTTTTCTTGGAATAATAGCAATGACACGTCTAGCACGACCCAACATATCAAAATTGTGCTATAGGCGCTCGGACAAGGGCATAATACACACAACCCTCAAACTAATAGCTATGCTGTCCATTCTAGCTGCTTACACAGCACCTTTCCTGGTCATTCCTCACACGATTCATCCAATACTAGGCTGGAGTCTATATTTCCTCGCCTCTTTCACCCTTTGCTTCATTGCAATCAATGCATTTTCGCTACCAACGCTGCCTGTTTTAGTACCATGGATTGGCATTTTCGGTGTCCTTTTGGTCATGGTTTATCCTTTTCCAGACGGTGTTATAAGAGCTCTCTCTGTGTTTCTCTATGCATTTTGTGCAGCACCATTCTTATGGGTGTCTATGGTTAAGATCATAACATCTCTTCAAGCCTCACTTGAAAGGGAAGCATATTTTCCTAAAATTGGGTGACTACTCTCCTAGTGTTTGATCACTGAAGGCACATACAAATCCCCAGCATGAAATTGCTAGAACCGGAAGAGGAAGACAAGATTCAGGCAGATATGGCAACTTCTTTTTCGAAATTGGAAGTTTGTATTTTGGGGAAAAGGGAAAATGAGTAGGATGGAAGCTCCAATTTTGCATAGCCTTCCATTGTTTTTTGTACTGTAAACAGCATTTGATATTAGTTTGAACTGAACAGCAAGGGCAGTCCCACAGGAAAAACGTCTGTAATTATACCAGATTTCTTCTAAGATTTGTTTAAATGGTTCAGCTCTAGCATTTTAGTAGGAATAATTAGGTTTCACCTACTGGTAAGTCCTTTATGTCACAAGGACATTCTTTCTTACAAGACATTTATAATACCAAATTTTATACGGACTTGAATTCTACATTGTCTCAGTAAAACTGTTTATGGCCAAATCTGTTCCAAAGTTTCTGTTCCAGTGTAACAAAGTCAAGAAACATTGTGCT contains these protein-coding regions:
- the LOC112177144 gene encoding putative glucuronosyltransferase PGSIP8 is translated as MVRGGIGIFKLLAVLLLAVWETTAYRELSRQPQQQQQQQQQHRNAYAAMMYMGTPRDYEFYVATRVMIRSLVKLHVDADLVVIASPDVPLRWAQAMEQEDGAKVVRVENLNNPYKDQKNFDKRFKLTLNKLYAWSLVQYDRVVMLDSDNLFLQNTDELFQCGQFCAAFINPCIFHTGLFVLQPSMEVFKDMLHQLDIGKDNPDGADQGFIGGYFPDLLSQPLFNAPSDGSKLNGTYRLPLGYQMDASYYYLKLHWSVPCGPNSVITFPGAPWLKPWYWWSWPVLPLGISWHKQRHHTLGYGAEMPVFVIQSIIFLGIIAMTRLARPNISKLCYRRSDKGIIHTTLKLIAMLSILAAYTAPFLVIPHTIHPILGWSLYFLASFTLCFIAINAFSLPTLPVLVPWIGIFGVLLVMVYPFPDGVIRALSVFLYAFCAAPFLWVSMVKIITSLQASLEREAYFPKIG